The genomic DNA TGCGCGCCGACGGCTATGCGGTCGACGACGAGGAGTTGGAGGTCGGTGTTCGGTCCGTCGCAATGGCGGTACCGGGTGCTCCGACTCCGATGGCGATCGGCATCTCGGGTCCGTCGGCTCGTGTCAGCGACGAGTTCGTCGCTCGCGCCCTCCCTGCATTGACGAAGGCAACCGGCGTGATCTCCGAAGCCCTGATCGGGGCGAGGGAGGGGTAGGGCCGCCGTTACCGTGCGGCGTCGAGCGCCTTCTCGTCGATGCGAAAGCCCATGGCCTCCAGTTGGACTCGCATCAACTTCCTCTGGTGGGCAGCCGGCAGCCGCTTGGGGAACAGCTCGGCGTGCACCGACAATCCGTCGATGACGGCGATCAGCAGCTCGGCCACGTCGGCATCGGTCAGGTCGCTGTCGAGCCGTCCCGCTGCGCGGACGTCGGCGATCAAGGTGCGTATGCGCTTCAGCAGATCGTTGGCGGCGTCGCGTTGGAACTCCCGCGAGGCGGGGTTCGACACCGCGCGCGGCCAGAAGGTCATCTCCATCAGGGTTTCGACGCGGCGTTCGCGGTCCAAGGGGAGGTTCTGCATCAACATGGCCCACAGCCGGCCGAACTCGTCCTTGCCGCGCATGCTTTCCTCGACGCGGCCCATGAATTCCCGGTGCGTCTTCACGAGGATCGACTGCAGGATGTCGTCCTTGTCCTGGAAGTAGTGACTCAGGACCCCGTTGGAGTAGCCGGACTCGAGCGCAATCGCGCGGGTGGTGGTGTTGTCCAGCCCCACGCTGTCGATGACCCGGATCGCCGCACGCAGGATCTCCTCGCGGCGTTCGTCGTGATCGACGATCTTCGGCATCGGGTCCCCTCGGCTGTCCGGCTGTGAACGAGTGTAGGACCCGGGCCGGATGCTCCTCAGCTGCCGTAGGAAAGGCGCCGACTCTGCTCGGCTACGGCATCCAGATCGTCGTCGGTGAGGACCGCGGGTGTGCCGATGCTGCGTGCCGCCAGATAGACGTCGCACACCCACTCGATGAGGCAGGCGTGCTCGACGGCCTCGGCCAGCGATCCCGCGCTGCTGACCGCGCCGTGGTTGCGCATCAGCACGGTGCCGAAACCCCCTGCGACCGCAGCTCCCACCGCCTCGGCCAATTCGTCGGAGCCGAACAGGAAGTAGGGAATGGTCGGGATCCGGCCGCCCAGCCTCAGCAGGTTGTAGTGCACCAGGGGCATCTGGTCGCACACCAGCCCGACGGCGACGGAACTCCGCCCGTGGGTGTGGACGACGGCCTGGCCGGCCGAGCGCTCGTAGATTCCCAGGTGCAAGCCCGTCTCGGAGGACGGTCGGGAACCGACGAGGACGTCGCCGGCGTGGCTGACGACGGTGATGTCCTCC from Mycolicibacterium arabiense includes the following:
- a CDS encoding TetR/AcrR family transcriptional regulator, whose protein sequence is MPKIVDHDERREEILRAAIRVIDSVGLDNTTTRAIALESGYSNGVLSHYFQDKDDILQSILVKTHREFMGRVEESMRGKDEFGRLWAMLMQNLPLDRERRVETLMEMTFWPRAVSNPASREFQRDAANDLLKRIRTLIADVRAAGRLDSDLTDADVAELLIAVIDGLSVHAELFPKRLPAAHQRKLMRVQLEAMGFRIDEKALDAAR
- a CDS encoding class II aldolase/adducin family protein → MSNLQALRGDVAARCRDLAAQGMAVAGAGNVSVRSEDTILITRAGMRFETATAEDITVVSHAGDVLVGSRPSSETGLHLGIYERSAGQAVVHTHGRSSVAVGLVCDQMPLVHYNLLRLGGRIPTIPYFLFGSDELAEAVGAAVAGGFGTVLMRNHGAVSSAGSLAEAVEHACLIEWVCDVYLAARSIGTPAVLTDDDLDAVAEQSRRLSYGS